A single window of Aspergillus oryzae RIB40 DNA, chromosome 8 DNA harbors:
- a CDS encoding uncharacterized protein (dehydrogenases with different specificities (related to short-chain alcohol dehydrogenases)), whose translation MRELKKYVVWKSPRCLVCGIVDSIGFALARYLLQHTDLPIIATARRNSDNLRHRLLCGMENSAAEQRLSVFDVDVTEEPTVRSLADDIRQTHPKAPLRLALTVPGILHVEKSPSQIDAHAALESLKVNTIGPMLLMKHLTPFLPTRSSPLFDPFDGEVKLPQHAIYAMMAARVGSISDNRMGGWYSYRASKAAVFQLAKTLDLYLEGKCADRAISLAMHPGTVKTDFTKSYQDGREMLSAEESAERLCGVLGSLGLEGRGRCWDWKGCEVRP comes from the exons ATGAGAGAGTTGAAGAAGTATGTGGTATGGAAGAGTCCTCGCTGTTTGGTATGTGGCATTGTTGATA GCATTGGCTTCGCCCTCGCACGTTACCTTCTACAACACACGGATCTCCCCATAATCGCCACAGCACGAAGGAACTCTGATAACCTGCGCCATAGACTCCTGTGTGGGATGGAGAACTCTGCCGCAGAGCAGCGACTGAGTGTGTTCGATGTTGACGTTACAG AAGAACCAACAGTCCGGTCTCTAGCAGATGATATCCGACAAACGCACCCTAAAGCACCACTCCGCCTGGCCCTGACCGTGCCCGGTATCCTTCATGTCGAGAAGTCTCCCTCCCAGATCGACGCGCATGCAGCTCTCGAATCTCTTAAAGTCAACACCATAGGCCCAATGCTCCTGATGAAACATTTGACTCCCTTCCTACCCACGCGCTCCTCGCCTCTCTTTGACCCTTTTGACGGTGAGGTGAAGCTGCCTCAGCATGCCATCTACGCAATGATGGCTGCTCGGGTGGGCTCAATCTCCGATAACCGAATGGGAGGCTGGTACAGTTACCGGGCGAGTAAGGCGGCGGTTTTCCAATTGGCGAAGACGTTGGATTTGTACTTGGAAGGGAAGTGCGCGGATCGCGCGATCAGTCTGGCCATGCATCCAGGGACCGTGAAGACGGATTTCACCAAGAGCTATCAAGATGGAAGGGAGATGTTGAGTGCGGAGGAGTCGGCGGAGAGGTTATGTGGAGTGCTTGGTAGCCTGGGGTTagagggaagaggaagatgctggGATTGGAAGGGCTGTGAGGTTCGTCCGTAA